DNA sequence from the uncultured Ilyobacter sp. genome:
CACACAATAGATATAGTAAAAAGATATAAAAAGCATATCGTTTGTGAAAAACCGATGGCTTTAAAATTAGAAGATGCCGATGAAATGATAAGAACTTGTGACGAATATGGAGTAAGATTATTTGTAGTAAAGCAAAATAGATACAATTTACCTGTTCAAAAAGCAAGAGAAGCATTGGAAGAAGGAAAGTTTGGTAAAATTACAATGGGGACAGTAAGAGTCAGATGGGCAAGGCATGAACAGTATTATGCTCAAGATGATTGGAGAGGAACTTGGGAGTTAGATGGAGGGGTAATTACCAACCAAGCTTCCCATCATATCGATTTGCTTGAGTGGATGCTGGGAGAGCCTGTTTCAGTTATGGCAAAAACCGAAACATATCTTGCTGATATAGAGGCAGATGATACAGCTGCAGCAATAATAAAATTTAAAAGTGGAGCTTTAGGAATAATAGAGGCTACTACAGCTACAAGACCTATAAATTTAGAAGGTTCGCTTTCAATATTGGGAGAAAAAGGAACGATAGTTATAGGTGGGTTTGCGGTAAATAAGATGGAAACTTGGAGATTTGAAGATGAAACAGAGGAAGATAGTAAAAAAATATTAGATGAATTTGCAGAGATGCCACCTAACGTATATGGTTTTGGTCATAAGAGGTATATAGAACACGTGATGGACTGTATAAGAAATAATAAGAAAGCATTGGTTGATGGACTGGAAGGAAGAAAATCGATAGAGCTTATAAATGCAATGTATGAG
Encoded proteins:
- a CDS encoding Gfo/Idh/MocA family oxidoreductase, translating into MSKIKFALVGCGRIVKKHVEALNEIDDAELVALCDSVEEKAKKASEMAGGINYYTSYDEMLQNEEVDVVNILTPSGQHPKHTIDIVKRYKKHIVCEKPMALKLEDADEMIRTCDEYGVRLFVVKQNRYNLPVQKAREALEEGKFGKITMGTVRVRWARHEQYYAQDDWRGTWELDGGVITNQASHHIDLLEWMLGEPVSVMAKTETYLADIEADDTAAAIIKFKSGALGIIEATTATRPINLEGSLSILGEKGTIVIGGFAVNKMETWRFEDETEEDSKKILDEFAEMPPNVYGFGHKRYIEHVMDCIRNNKKALVDGLEGRKSIELINAMYESSETGEEVFLNFNPKRSRLGHKNGRK